A window of Sodalis praecaptivus genomic DNA:
GACGGCGTTGACGCAGTCCTCCACCACCGTATCCAGTTTTTTCGCCAGCTGGCTTTGGCTGACATCGTGCTGATACTGGCCGACACCGATGGACTTTGGATCGATTTTGACCAGCTCCGCCAGCGGATCCTGTAGTCTGCGGGCGATGGAGACCGCACCACGCAGCGAGACATCCAAATCGGGGAATTCCTGCGCCGCCAACGCCGAGGCGGAATAGACCGACGCGCCGGCCTCGCTGACAATCACCTTTTGCCCTTTCACGTCTGGATAGCGCTTTTGCACCTCGGCATAAAAGCGCTCGGTTTCGCGCGATGCGGTGCCGTTGCCGATGGCGACCAGCTCGACATGATGTTTCAGACACAGCGCAGCGACCGCCGCCGCGGCTTTATCGGCCTGGCCGGTATGCGGATAAAGGGTATCCGTCGCCACCAGTTTGCCCGTGGCGTCGACGACCGCGACCTTAACGCCGGTGCGCAGACCCGGATCCAGTCCCATGGTGGCGCGCAATCCCGCCGGCGCCGCCATTAATAAATCATGCATGTTGCGGGCGAAGACTTGGATCGCTTCCTCCTCGGCCTTTTCACGCATGCTGCCCATCAATTCGGTTTCCAGGTGCATCAGAATTTTAATGCGCCAGGTCCAACTGACGACCGACTTGCGCCAGCCGTCGGCCGGCGCCTGGTTGAAGCGCACCTGCAAATGATCGGCAATCATCTCCTCGCAGTAGCTGGCGCGCGGCGGCTCATCCGTGTGCGGATCGGCGTTCAACGCCAGTTGCAGCACGCCTTCGTTGCGTCCGCGCAACATGGCCAGCGCACGGTGGGACGGCACCTGGGACAGCGGCTCGTGGTGGTCGAAATAGTCGCGGAATTTGGCGCCGTCTTCTTCTTTGCCGGGGACGACCCGCGACACCAGATGGGCGTTTTTCCATAAATAGGCGCGAATTTTCGCCAGCAAGGCGGCATCTTCGGCAAAGCGCTCCATCAGGATATAGCGCGCGCCGTCAAGGGCCGCTTTGACGTCGGCCACGCCGGCGTCGGGGTTCACAAATTCGGCCGCCGCGCTCTCGGGATCCGTGGACGCGTCCTGCCAGAGCCTATCCGCCAGCGGCGCCAGCCCAGCCTCAATGGCTATCTGGCCGCGGGTGCGGCGTTTGGGCTTGTAGGGCAGGTAGAGATCTTCGAGCTCGGTTTTGCTCAAGGTCCCCTGGATTGCCGTGGCCAGCGCCTCGGTCAATTTGCCCTGTTCGTCGATGGATTTCAGAATACTCTGACGTCGCTCGTCCAGCTCGCGCAGGTAACCCAGGCGCGTTTCCAGCGTACGCAACTGCGTATCGTCCAGGCCGCCGGTGACTTCTTTACGATAGCGGGCGATAAAAGGCACGGTGTTGCCTTCATCCAGCAGCCGCACCGCGGCGTCCACCTGCTCCGCCCGGGCTTTCAGCTCGCCGGCGATAAGATGGTTCAATGACTCTCTATTCATGCGTTACAGTTCATTTTGTCATAAGGATTGCTCGGGCCTGCACAGTTATACGGTTTGCGGCGGCAAAATGCCAGCCGCCCGGGTTCGTTAACCCTCGGCGTCGCTATGGTATATTGCCGTTATTGGCGATGTATTGCGACGATAGGTGACGATGAAGAGCAACCTTATTACCCGTCAGGGCTACCGGGAATTACACGATGAGCTGGACCACCTGTGGAAACGCTACCGGCCGGAAATTACCGAAAAGGTGGCCTGGGCCGCCAGCCTCGGGGATCGTAGTGAAAATGCGGATTATCATTATAACAAGAAGATCCTGCGCGAGATTGACCGGCGGGTGCGTTATCTGCGTCGCGTGCTGAAAGAGGCGCGGGTGGTGGATTATTCCCCGCAGCAGGAGGGGCGGGTGTTTTTTGGCGCCTGGGTGGAGGTGGAAAGCCCGGAGGGGGAGACAAAACGCTTTCGTATCGCCGGTCCCGATGAAATCTACAAACATAAGGACTACATTTCCATCGACTCGCCTATGGCGCGCGCTTTAATAACAAAGGCGGTGGATGACGAGGCGGAGGTCATGACCCCCGGCGGGCGCCGCACCTGGTATATCACCGATATCGCCTACCGCGAATAATGCCCACGGCAGGGTGACGCCGCCGTTAAACTGCGCACCGACGTGGACGTTAATTATTATTCGCGACGGCACGACAGATGTTATTATCGGGGTGATCAGGCGCGGAAAGTGTTGATAACTACGCATCTTCATATGCTTTGTAACAATTTCGCTTAGAATGGTCACCTGAAATCGCTGTCAGTGATCCACCGGTTTTTGAACAATATCCTTTACGGGCGTTTCGCCTTTGGGAGAGAGACAATGCAAGAGAATTACAAAATCCTGGTAGTGGATGACGATATGCGCCTGCGGGCGCTCCTTGAGCGGTATTTGACCGAACAGGGCTTTCAGGTACGCAGCGTCGCCAACGCTGAGCAGATGGATCGTCTGCTGACGCGGGAATCTTTCCATTTAATGGTGCTGGATCTGATGCTACCGGGTGAAGATGGCCTGTCTATCTGCCGCCGGCTGCGCAGCCAGAGCAACCCGATGCCTATCATTATGGTCACCGCCAAAGGGGAAGAAGTGGACCGGATCGTTGGCCTGGAAATCGGCGCCGATGACTATATTCCCAAGCCCTTCAACCCGCGCGAGCTGCTGGCCCGCATTCGCGCGGTACTGCGCCGGCAGGCCAACGAGCTGCCGGGCGCGCCGTCGCAGGAAGAGGCGATTATCGCTTTTGGCAAATTCAAGCTCAACCTCGGTACGCGCGAGATGTTCCGCGAAGATGAGCCGATGCCGCTGACCAGCGGTGAATTCGCGGTGCTCAAAGCGTTGGTCAGCCATCCGCGCGAACCGTTGTCCCGCGATAAGTTGATGAACCTGGCGCGCGGCCGCGAGTATAGCGCCATGGAGCGCTCCATTGATGTGCAGATTTCCCGTCTGCGGCGCATGGTGGAAGAAGATCCGGCCCATCCGCGCTACATACAGACCGTATGGGGTCTGGGCTATGTCTTTGTGCCGGACGGCAGTAAAGCATGATGCGATGGCGCATCTCTCCGCGCAGTTCCTTCGCCCGCAGCCTGCTATTAATCGTTACCTTGCTGTTCGTCAGCCTGGTAACGACCTACCTGGTGGTTCTGAATTTCGCTATTCTGCCGAGTCTGCAACAGTTCAATAAGGTTCTGGCTTATGAAGTCAGAATGTTGATGACCGACCGGTTGCAGCTGGAGGACGGTACGTTACTGGAGGTGCCGCCGGCGTTCCGGCGCGAAATTTACCGTGAATTGGGTATCTCGCTGTATACCAATCCGGCCGCGGAAGAGAGCGGTTTGCGCTGGGCGCAGCATTATGAGTTTCTGAGCCAGCAAATGGCGCAGCAGCTGGGCGGCCCCACCGACGTGCGCGTCGAGGTCACCAAAAATTCCCCCGTTGTCTGGCTGAAAACCTGGTTATCGCCGGATATTTGGGTACGCATCCCGCTGACCGAAATCCATCAGGGGGACTTTTCGCCGCTGTTCCGCTATACCCTGGCGATTATGTTATTGGCCATCGGCGGCGCGTGGCTTTTTATTCGTATTCAGAACCGGCCGCTGGTGGATTTGGAACACGCCGCGCTGCAGGTGGGGAAGGGCATTATTCCGCCGCCGCTGCGGGAGTATGGCGCCTCGGAGGTGCGCTCGGTGACCCGGGCTTTCAATCAGATGACCGCCGGCGTTAAGCTGCTGGCGGATGATCGGACTCTGTTGATGGCCGGCGTCAGCCATGATTTACGCACCCCGCTGACCCGCATCCGCCTGGCGACGGAGATGATGAGCGCGGAAGACGGTTACCTCGCCGAGTCGATCAATAAAGATATCGAAGAGTGCAACGCCATTATCGAGCAATTTATCGATTATCTGCGCACCGGCCAGGAGATGCAGACCGAGACGGCGGATCTGAACAGCATTCTGACCGAAGTGGTGGCGGCGGAGAGCGGTTATGAGCGCGTGATTGAAACCGATATCTGCGGCGAGGAGCTGATTGTTAACGTTAACCCGCTGTCCATCAAGCGGGCGGCGCTGAATATGGTGGTGAACGCGGCGCGCTACGGCAACGG
This region includes:
- the ompR gene encoding two-component system response regulator OmpR: MQENYKILVVDDDMRLRALLERYLTEQGFQVRSVANAEQMDRLLTRESFHLMVLDLMLPGEDGLSICRRLRSQSNPMPIIMVTAKGEEVDRIVGLEIGADDYIPKPFNPRELLARIRAVLRRQANELPGAPSQEEAIIAFGKFKLNLGTREMFREDEPMPLTSGEFAVLKALVSHPREPLSRDKLMNLARGREYSAMERSIDVQISRLRRMVEEDPAHPRYIQTVWGLGYVFVPDGSKA
- a CDS encoding Tex family protein, producing the protein MNRESLNHLIAGELKARAEQVDAAVRLLDEGNTVPFIARYRKEVTGGLDDTQLRTLETRLGYLRELDERRQSILKSIDEQGKLTEALATAIQGTLSKTELEDLYLPYKPKRRTRGQIAIEAGLAPLADRLWQDASTDPESAAAEFVNPDAGVADVKAALDGARYILMERFAEDAALLAKIRAYLWKNAHLVSRVVPGKEEDGAKFRDYFDHHEPLSQVPSHRALAMLRGRNEGVLQLALNADPHTDEPPRASYCEEMIADHLQVRFNQAPADGWRKSVVSWTWRIKILMHLETELMGSMREKAEEEAIQVFARNMHDLLMAAPAGLRATMGLDPGLRTGVKVAVVDATGKLVATDTLYPHTGQADKAAAAVAALCLKHHVELVAIGNGTASRETERFYAEVQKRYPDVKGQKVIVSEAGASVYSASALAAQEFPDLDVSLRGAVSIARRLQDPLAELVKIDPKSIGVGQYQHDVSQSQLAKKLDTVVEDCVNAVGVDLNTASVPLLIRVAGLTRMMAQNIVNWRDENGRFRDRQQLLKVPRLGPKAFEQCAGFLRINHGDNPLDASTVHPESYPVVERILQATEKSLSDLMGDPSTLRGLSPSRFTDERVGLPTVTDIIKELEKPGRDPRPEFKTATFADGVETLQDLTQGMVLEGTVTNVTNFGAFVDIGVHQDGLVHISSLSDRFIDDPHKVVKAGDIVKVKVMDVDMARKRIALTMRLDEQPGEAPARRDIGERRRDNGATASRPPARGGGRQSGNAAGGNSAMSDALAAALGKRR
- the greB gene encoding transcription elongation factor GreB, translated to MKSNLITRQGYRELHDELDHLWKRYRPEITEKVAWAASLGDRSENADYHYNKKILREIDRRVRYLRRVLKEARVVDYSPQQEGRVFFGAWVEVESPEGETKRFRIAGPDEIYKHKDYISIDSPMARALITKAVDDEAEVMTPGGRRTWYITDIAYRE
- the envZ gene encoding two-component system sensor histidine kinase EnvZ, yielding MMRWRISPRSSFARSLLLIVTLLFVSLVTTYLVVLNFAILPSLQQFNKVLAYEVRMLMTDRLQLEDGTLLEVPPAFRREIYRELGISLYTNPAAEESGLRWAQHYEFLSQQMAQQLGGPTDVRVEVTKNSPVVWLKTWLSPDIWVRIPLTEIHQGDFSPLFRYTLAIMLLAIGGAWLFIRIQNRPLVDLEHAALQVGKGIIPPPLREYGASEVRSVTRAFNQMTAGVKLLADDRTLLMAGVSHDLRTPLTRIRLATEMMSAEDGYLAESINKDIEECNAIIEQFIDYLRTGQEMQTETADLNSILTEVVAAESGYERVIETDICGEELIVNVNPLSIKRAALNMVVNAARYGNGWIKVNSGRDTNRVWFEVEDDGPGIKPDQLQYLFQPFVRGDSARSTSGTGLGLAIVQRIIDAHAGKLEIGRSARQGLRIRAYLPLPVASMDQGASVSKAKAAGKSAD